In Lewinellaceae bacterium, a single window of DNA contains:
- a CDS encoding FAD-binding oxidoreductase: protein MGQGLAGTLLAHFLEQAGQQVHVVDQYNQQSATQVAAGIINPITGRRYVKSWRVDELIPFAETTYRQIEEHLGISIYHKRNILRALFNSREENDWLARTAEEGYGEYMLDAANLEAYAGHTEPAYSYGEVRHSAQVDVGRLADAYRTYLRDQNAITEEAFDYKKLELGGKTARYGGLEAQAAVFCEGHQAKQNPFFNYLPFGGAKGEVLIARIPEAGFEKILKHRVFIVPLQDNLYWVGATYGRTYENDKPTAEGREYLEARLKDILKTPFEVVEHRAAIRPTVKDRRPFLGRHPEFPQLAIFNGLGTKGASLGPFWAKRMADFLTKNVILDEAVDIGRFG from the coding sequence ATCGGACAGGGATTAGCCGGCACACTGCTGGCCCATTTCCTGGAGCAAGCCGGCCAGCAGGTACACGTCGTTGATCAATACAACCAACAGTCCGCCACCCAGGTGGCCGCCGGCATCATCAACCCCATTACCGGGCGGCGCTATGTGAAGTCCTGGCGGGTGGATGAGCTGATCCCCTTTGCGGAAACTACCTACCGGCAGATCGAAGAGCACCTGGGCATCTCCATCTACCACAAGCGCAACATCCTCCGGGCGCTGTTCAACAGCCGGGAAGAGAACGACTGGCTGGCCCGAACCGCAGAAGAGGGCTATGGCGAATACATGCTCGATGCAGCCAACCTGGAGGCGTATGCTGGCCATACGGAACCCGCCTACAGCTACGGGGAGGTGCGGCACAGCGCTCAGGTGGACGTAGGCCGCCTGGCCGATGCCTACCGCACTTACCTTCGGGATCAAAACGCCATTACGGAAGAAGCATTCGACTATAAAAAACTGGAACTGGGCGGAAAAACGGCCCGTTATGGTGGCCTGGAAGCTCAGGCCGCTGTCTTTTGTGAAGGGCATCAGGCCAAACAGAACCCATTTTTCAATTACCTGCCCTTCGGCGGCGCCAAGGGGGAGGTATTGATCGCCCGAATTCCGGAGGCCGGTTTTGAAAAGATTCTCAAGCACCGCGTATTCATCGTCCCCCTGCAGGACAACCTCTACTGGGTGGGCGCTACCTACGGCAGGACATACGAAAACGACAAACCCACCGCCGAAGGCCGCGAATACCTGGAGGCTCGCCTGAAAGACATCCTGAAAACCCCCTTCGAGGTGGTGGAGCACCGCGCCGCCATCCGCCCGACGGTCAAAGACCGGCGGCCTTTCCTGGGACGGCACCCGGAGTTTCCGCAGTTGGCTATTTTTAATGGCCTGGGCACCAAAGGCGCCTCCCTCGGCCCTTTCTGGGCCAAGCGGATGGCTGATTTTCTGACAAAAAATGTTATATTGGATGAGGCGGTGGATATTGGGCGATTTGGGTAG
- a CDS encoding MmcQ/YjbR family DNA-binding protein has protein sequence MNIEEFREYCLSKKGVEETFPFGEETLVFKVMGKMFALTGLDDAEFTVNLKCDPARAIELREQYPEVRPGWHMNKNHWNTVEFETGLADSFLCELVDHSYELVVQGLPKKVRAELEGL, from the coding sequence ATGAACATCGAAGAATTTCGGGAGTACTGCCTTTCCAAAAAAGGCGTCGAAGAAACCTTCCCCTTTGGAGAAGAAACCCTCGTCTTCAAAGTGATGGGCAAAATGTTTGCCCTCACCGGGCTGGACGACGCAGAGTTCACCGTCAACCTCAAATGCGACCCCGCCCGGGCCATCGAACTGCGGGAGCAATACCCCGAAGTACGCCCCGGCTGGCACATGAACAAAAACCACTGGAATACGGTGGAGTTCGAAACCGGCCTGGCCGACAGCTTCCTATGCGAACTGGTCGACCACTCTTATGAGCTGGTGGTGCAGGGGCTGCCGAAGAAGGTGAGAGCGGAGCTGGAGGGATTGTAA
- a CDS encoding sterol desaturase family protein, with protein sequence MTDFIIYHLKLYSIIFPLVLLYFYLIPAGLFYWFFFIRTSRKLDVQRIQKRLQGAGSIRREIRASIGSMALFSVLGLFMYEAWRLGYTRIYLDVRQYSIAYLIFSVTLLAVLHDTYFYWAHRFMHWKPAYRYFHRLHHRSVTPTPWAVYAFQPLETIVQFGIYPIVLLLIPLHPLVLAVYLTYNILVNTGGHTGHEFLPEWMNRHWFFKWNNNVTHHDLHHTTFNYNFGLYFNLWDRWMGTFCDLPEKTKPV encoded by the coding sequence ATGACCGACTTTATCATTTACCATTTAAAGCTTTACAGTATAATATTCCCATTGGTGCTGTTGTATTTCTATTTGATCCCGGCGGGTTTGTTTTATTGGTTCTTTTTTATCAGAACCTCCAGGAAACTGGACGTACAGCGCATCCAAAAACGCCTGCAAGGCGCCGGCTCCATTCGCCGGGAGATCAGGGCATCGATCGGTTCCATGGCCTTGTTTTCTGTGCTCGGGCTTTTTATGTATGAAGCCTGGCGGTTGGGCTATACCCGGATTTACCTGGATGTCCGGCAGTATTCCATCGCCTACCTGATTTTTAGTGTTACCCTCCTGGCAGTTTTACATGACACCTACTTCTACTGGGCCCATCGGTTCATGCACTGGAAGCCGGCATACCGATATTTCCACCGGTTGCACCATCGGTCGGTCACTCCGACCCCATGGGCTGTTTATGCCTTTCAGCCGTTGGAAACCATCGTTCAGTTTGGCATATATCCCATCGTGCTATTGCTCATTCCACTCCATCCGCTGGTTTTAGCCGTGTACCTTACCTACAACATACTGGTCAACACCGGCGGGCATACCGGGCATGAGTTCCTTCCGGAATGGATGAACCGGCACTGGTTTTTCAAGTGGAACAACAACGTCACCCACCACGACCTTCACCATACTACTTTTAATTATAACTTTGGCCTTTACTTCAACCTCTGGGACCGATGGATGGGTACCTTTTGCGATCTGCCGGAAAAAACCAAACCAGTATAG
- a CDS encoding sulfotransferase: MSKPPIPKYVGPLGFFRRLRRSPPERILLTFLFLLKILFPFPAYFGEWLFRSQKIEAASIQNPPIFILGHYRSGTTLLHKLLAHHPNWGYLDGLDNLLPHFSPSWQKMLAPLLRGIIEALDIKHPHFHNYRFRLDDPIEEEVYLIYAGSPYSAYWGFVFPRRWKDYLHRYIFFRNQEERENWKAAYLYLLKKSTLKHGGKRLVLKNPPNTGRIRALLELFPEAKFVFLHRNPYFLFYSTEYLFREVAGKYYSLQHITPAERETLIFRHYRALMELYEKEKALIPAGNLYELGYEKLLAHPEEEIRKIFVHLKLDAFDKLQTELRKRLASEKKYSTKKYCFNRQQLDKIYREWGCYIDQWNYARPDPN, from the coding sequence ATGAGCAAGCCCCCTATTCCCAAATACGTTGGCCCATTAGGCTTTTTCAGGCGGCTCCGCAGAAGCCCTCCCGAGCGGATACTGCTCACCTTTCTTTTTTTATTGAAAATCCTTTTTCCCTTCCCGGCCTATTTTGGGGAGTGGCTTTTCCGAAGCCAGAAGATAGAGGCGGCATCGATTCAAAACCCGCCTATCTTTATTTTAGGCCATTACCGCAGCGGCACCACCCTTCTGCACAAGTTGTTGGCCCATCACCCCAACTGGGGTTATTTAGACGGGCTGGACAATTTACTGCCGCATTTCAGCCCGTCCTGGCAAAAAATGTTGGCGCCCCTGCTGCGCGGTATCATTGAAGCGTTAGATATCAAACACCCGCATTTTCACAACTACCGCTTCCGGCTGGATGACCCCATTGAGGAAGAAGTCTACCTGATTTACGCCGGCTCTCCCTATTCCGCCTACTGGGGGTTCGTCTTTCCCAGGCGCTGGAAAGATTATCTGCACCGGTACATTTTTTTCAGAAACCAGGAAGAAAGAGAAAACTGGAAAGCGGCCTATTTGTACCTGCTGAAAAAAAGCACGCTCAAGCACGGCGGCAAACGACTGGTGCTGAAAAACCCGCCCAATACCGGAAGGATAAGAGCATTGCTGGAATTGTTCCCGGAAGCTAAATTCGTTTTTTTGCACCGCAACCCTTACTTCCTTTTCTACTCTACGGAATACCTTTTCCGGGAAGTGGCCGGAAAGTATTACAGCCTCCAGCACATCACTCCGGCGGAAAGAGAAACCCTGATCTTCCGGCACTACCGGGCGCTTATGGAGTTATACGAAAAGGAAAAGGCTCTTATTCCCGCCGGAAACTTATACGAACTGGGCTACGAAAAACTCCTGGCCCATCCGGAAGAAGAGATCCGGAAAATTTTTGTACATTTAAAGCTGGACGCCTTTGATAAGCTCCAAACAGAGCTCCGGAAACGCCTCGCTTCAGAAAAAAAATATTCCACAAAAAAGTATTGCTTCAACCGCCAGCAACTGGACAAGATTTACCGGGAATGGGGCTGCTACATCGATCAATGGAACTACGCCCGCCCCGATCCAAATTAG
- a CDS encoding sterol desaturase family protein: MEDFLLYWRNFPAFFLAILLGYYLLPAGLAYLLFFVFKKEDWEKMRIQERRPKLRSIYHEIRWSLLSVCLFSIFTLILFYNVKKGYTLVYYDIGDYGWAYFLLSPLICMVLHDTYFYWGHRFMHLRAVFPWVHSVHHRSNPPTPWAILSFGPLECVILYAVYFLLAFFLPLHPVAAGIFIGYNIILNTGGHIGYEIVPRPFFNHWLLKYGLTVTHHEMHHAKGNCNYGLYFNFWDRVMKTNHREYERTFMRVRNKIEQQ; encoded by the coding sequence ATGGAAGACTTTTTACTGTACTGGAGAAATTTTCCGGCCTTTTTCCTGGCCATCCTCCTGGGATATTACCTGCTTCCGGCGGGCCTGGCCTACCTCCTGTTCTTCGTTTTCAAAAAGGAAGACTGGGAAAAGATGCGCATTCAGGAACGCCGGCCGAAGCTGCGCTCCATCTACCACGAAATCCGCTGGTCTTTATTGTCGGTGTGCCTGTTTTCCATCTTCACCCTGATCCTTTTTTACAACGTCAAAAAAGGCTATACCCTCGTTTACTACGACATCGGGGATTATGGCTGGGCCTATTTTCTCCTCAGCCCCTTGATCTGCATGGTTTTGCATGACACCTATTTCTACTGGGGCCACCGCTTTATGCACCTCAGGGCCGTCTTCCCGTGGGTGCACAGCGTCCACCACCGTTCTAACCCGCCCACGCCCTGGGCCATTTTGTCTTTCGGGCCGCTGGAATGCGTGATCCTGTATGCTGTTTACTTCCTGCTGGCCTTCTTCCTGCCCCTGCATCCGGTAGCCGCCGGCATCTTCATTGGGTACAACATCATCCTCAATACCGGCGGGCATATCGGCTACGAAATTGTGCCCCGGCCTTTTTTCAACCACTGGCTGTTGAAATACGGCCTAACCGTCACCCACCACGAGATGCACCACGCCAAAGGCAATTGCAACTACGGCCTTTATTTCAACTTCTGGGACCGGGTGATGAAGACCAACCACCGGGAATACGAGCGGACATTCATGAGGGTACGCAACAAAATCGAACAACAGTAA
- a CDS encoding acyl-CoA desaturase, producing MEATTIAKPAIRPKYAGTGNPAFFETLRVRVNQYFQDRGLPRRGGKEARIKTATLLILYAGAYLLLLSNWFTPAGTLAVALVFGAVNILMVFNIAHDAAHNALFDNPRLNRLFSYTFNLLGANAYLWNLTHNQIHHTYPNIGDYDTDIQQQAPLIRVSPTVPRKWFHRFQAYYAPLLYLTYSLFLVFLKDYQDIGLLPKKDSKLLENRKHAFREYLALFLSKGIYYSITIVIPFLLIDVTWQQFLAGFLIVHLFMSFLLSVVLIPVHMVDEAPFGTVSEAGVIEENWTLHVLKNTTDYSRNSRLANLFFGGLNTHLVHHLFPGVCHIHYIALSEILKETAEEFGLEYREVSMWEAVRSHFRLLGRMGGSNG from the coding sequence ATGGAAGCAACCACCATCGCCAAACCGGCCATACGGCCCAAATATGCCGGCACCGGCAACCCGGCCTTTTTCGAAACCCTCCGTGTGCGGGTAAACCAGTACTTTCAGGACAGGGGATTGCCCCGCCGGGGCGGCAAAGAAGCCCGAATAAAAACGGCGACCCTGCTGATCCTTTACGCCGGCGCTTACCTGCTGCTGCTCAGCAACTGGTTTACTCCCGCCGGCACCCTGGCTGTTGCCCTCGTTTTCGGAGCAGTGAACATTTTAATGGTCTTCAACATCGCTCACGATGCAGCACACAACGCCCTTTTCGACAACCCCAGGCTGAACCGCCTGTTCAGCTATACCTTCAACCTGCTGGGCGCCAACGCCTATCTGTGGAACCTAACCCACAACCAAATCCACCACACCTATCCCAACATCGGCGATTACGATACGGATATCCAGCAACAGGCGCCGCTGATCCGGGTGTCGCCTACTGTACCCCGGAAGTGGTTTCATCGCTTTCAGGCTTATTATGCGCCGCTGCTCTACCTCACTTACAGCCTCTTCCTGGTTTTCCTGAAAGACTACCAAGACATCGGCCTGCTTCCCAAAAAAGACAGCAAACTGTTGGAGAACCGGAAACATGCGTTCCGGGAATACCTGGCTCTTTTCCTGTCCAAGGGCATCTATTACAGCATTACCATTGTAATCCCCTTCCTGCTGATCGACGTTACCTGGCAGCAATTCCTGGCAGGTTTCCTCATCGTACATCTCTTCATGAGTTTCCTGTTGTCGGTGGTGCTGATCCCCGTCCACATGGTCGACGAAGCGCCCTTCGGCACCGTCTCGGAAGCGGGAGTCATTGAGGAAAACTGGACCCTCCATGTATTGAAGAATACGACTGACTATTCGCGAAACAGCCGGCTGGCCAACCTTTTCTTCGGCGGTTTAAATACTCACCTGGTCCACCACCTCTTCCCCGGCGTTTGCCACATACATTACATCGCCCTGTCGGAAATCCTGAAGGAAACGGCCGAAGAATTTGGCCTGGAATACCGGGAGGTAAGCATGTGGGAAGCGGTGCGGTCTCATTTTCGGCTGCTTGGGAGAATGGGGGGAAGCAATGGTTGA
- a CDS encoding N-acetyltransferase, with product MEIIKVTGKKEWKQFFRFPWRIYQGDPHWAPPLLMEQKKLLSTRRNPFFLNGKAQGWISRQKGEMTGRIIAFTDPHHNEFHGDKTGFIGFFECLNDQETADALFEQAAAWLRSQGMAVARGPVNLSTANECGLLASGFEYPPFIQMNHTPPYYLQLFKNWGFRKVHRLLAYHVVTEELMRKKELLGRLETVSKRVLSQQRITLRPLNMRRYQEEVRHIARLYNAFMNNNWGFVPVTEQEMFFMGESLKLIVDPEMVFFIEINGAVAGCSLSVPNINQILPRLNGRLFPLGFLKFLYHRSRINTLRLMLIGVSPGFRNCGLDALLYYYTITEAARKGYIAAELSWISEDNANLISIMDKLGARLYKTYWVYDKKI from the coding sequence TTGGAAATTATAAAAGTAACCGGCAAAAAAGAATGGAAGCAGTTTTTTCGCTTCCCCTGGCGCATTTACCAGGGCGACCCGCATTGGGCGCCCCCTTTGTTGATGGAACAGAAAAAACTGCTTTCCACTCGCCGCAACCCCTTTTTTTTGAATGGAAAGGCCCAGGGATGGATCAGCCGGCAAAAGGGCGAAATGACGGGTAGGATAATAGCTTTCACCGATCCCCACCACAACGAATTTCATGGCGACAAAACGGGCTTCATCGGTTTTTTCGAATGCCTGAACGATCAGGAAACCGCCGATGCTTTGTTCGAACAGGCTGCCGCCTGGTTGCGCAGCCAGGGCATGGCGGTGGCACGCGGGCCGGTCAACCTTTCCACTGCCAATGAGTGCGGCCTGCTGGCCAGCGGTTTCGAATACCCGCCGTTCATTCAAATGAACCATACACCTCCTTACTATCTGCAGCTTTTCAAAAACTGGGGGTTTCGGAAAGTACATCGCTTGCTGGCGTACCACGTTGTAACAGAGGAGTTGATGCGCAAAAAAGAGCTTTTAGGCCGCCTGGAAACAGTCAGCAAACGAGTGTTGAGCCAGCAGCGCATCACCCTGCGGCCCCTCAATATGAGGCGGTACCAGGAAGAAGTGCGGCATATTGCCCGCCTGTACAATGCGTTTATGAACAACAACTGGGGATTCGTCCCCGTCACGGAGCAGGAAATGTTCTTTATGGGGGAATCGCTCAAACTCATTGTCGACCCCGAAATGGTATTTTTTATCGAAATAAACGGAGCGGTAGCCGGCTGTTCCCTTTCGGTTCCCAACATCAACCAAATCCTGCCACGCCTCAACGGGCGGTTGTTCCCTTTAGGCTTCCTGAAATTCTTATATCACCGAAGCCGCATCAATACCCTGCGCCTGATGCTGATCGGCGTCTCTCCGGGTTTCCGGAATTGCGGGCTGGATGCGCTCCTGTATTACTACACCATCACCGAAGCGGCCAGGAAGGGTTACATTGCCGCCGAGCTGTCCTGGATCTCGGAAGACAACGCCAACCTGATCAGTATCATGGACAAACTCGGGGCGCGATTGTACAAAACCTATTGGGTCTATGATAAGAAGATTTGA
- a CDS encoding aminotransferase class I/II-fold pyridoxal phosphate-dependent enzyme — protein MKPDKTSKNRPVDELVQQYYTLGNEGLVSGLDFQCRMEKASRLRSQAIDQGVYFYRRALESSRAQSFVSEYLSGEQRPIINLASNDYLGFTQHPEVLRAGKEALDKYGAGSGSVPMLSGTLTVHKQLEQRMAAFLGYEDCRLFNSGFAANYGVLSALLKTSDVVILDSLVHASIIDGCAHARKLFFLHNDPDSLERALKKSADASNRLIVVDGVYSMDGDIARLKEIKTVARSHGAYLMVDDAHGTGVLGPQGRGTQHHLEMVAEADLITGSFGKALAGVGGFVCGRQAWMEYLELMSRPFLFSSSIPPAVAASVLREIDLLEAGDEALERLWDNTCFFGDGLRAMGFDLGLSETPILPIIIKDELKVLKMTRSLHQAGIFVNPIIYPVVSRNKSRLRISLTAGLSRDSLEYCLEKMEECGQQVGVI, from the coding sequence ATGAAACCGGATAAAACCTCAAAAAACCGGCCCGTCGACGAACTGGTTCAGCAGTACTATACGCTTGGAAACGAAGGCCTCGTCAGTGGGCTCGATTTTCAATGCAGGATGGAGAAGGCTTCCCGGCTCAGGAGCCAGGCCATCGATCAAGGCGTCTATTTTTACCGCCGGGCACTGGAAAGTTCCCGGGCTCAGTCTTTCGTTTCAGAATATCTTTCCGGGGAACAGCGGCCCATCATCAACCTGGCGTCCAATGATTACCTGGGGTTCACCCAGCACCCGGAAGTACTTCGCGCCGGAAAAGAAGCGTTGGACAAATACGGTGCCGGCTCTGGCTCAGTGCCGATGCTGTCCGGCACACTGACGGTCCACAAGCAATTGGAACAACGGATGGCGGCCTTTCTTGGCTACGAGGATTGCCGCCTCTTCAATTCGGGCTTTGCCGCCAACTACGGCGTATTATCTGCCCTGTTGAAAACAAGCGATGTCGTCATTCTCGATAGCCTGGTTCATGCCAGCATCATTGACGGTTGCGCTCACGCCAGGAAATTGTTCTTTCTCCACAATGATCCGGATTCTTTGGAAAGAGCCTTGAAAAAAAGTGCGGATGCGTCTAATCGATTAATTGTAGTAGATGGTGTTTATTCCATGGATGGGGATATCGCCCGTTTGAAGGAAATCAAAACAGTAGCCCGCTCCCATGGCGCCTATCTGATGGTGGATGACGCTCACGGAACAGGCGTTCTCGGGCCGCAAGGAAGAGGTACGCAACACCACCTGGAAATGGTAGCCGAAGCTGATCTGATAACCGGCTCATTCGGTAAAGCCTTGGCCGGCGTCGGTGGTTTTGTTTGTGGCAGACAGGCGTGGATGGAATACCTCGAATTGATGAGCCGCCCATTCCTGTTCTCTTCTTCTATTCCTCCGGCCGTTGCTGCCTCTGTTCTCCGGGAAATAGACTTGCTGGAAGCCGGGGATGAAGCGCTGGAAAGGCTGTGGGACAACACCTGCTTTTTTGGGGATGGGCTCCGGGCGATGGGTTTCGACCTCGGCCTGTCTGAAACGCCCATCCTTCCCATCATTATTAAAGATGAGCTCAAAGTACTGAAAATGACCCGGAGCCTACATCAGGCCGGCATTTTTGTCAACCCCATCATTTACCCGGTCGTGTCCAGGAACAAATCCCGCCTGCGCATCTCCCTGACTGCCGGGTTATCCAGGGACAGCCTGGAATACTGCCTGGAGAAGATGGAAGAATGTGGCCAGCAAGTTGGCGTCATCTAA
- a CDS encoding DUF4249 family protein, protein MKHNLNPGKKALHLWPPQKYRPGSPHLILFLYLGTLFLALILSNCTVELEADLEPEDQVLAAYVWINCGDSVSTAIVEPSIAFGETFNLNQSRLNGPAGLQLFKAGVRWAEYRQNGQSSYYSSVHPPVGLGQEEWQLVVSHPDFGEARASGRPPSPGSVLSASLKSDYPRPEGGRAGNALEVKIQDPAGVRNFYEVALLNGPADSSQVVYLTSHFLMAVGDTAFFPSNSFTLIDRWLFSDEVGDGDEITVAFSPISSREELEQPWLNIRYVSEPYYQYLKSLSNSGEQILEPLQGVQGSFSNFDHDRFFGVFALYVEERLPVSK, encoded by the coding sequence ATGAAACATAACCTAAACCCCGGCAAAAAGGCCCTCCACCTCTGGCCCCCACAGAAATACAGGCCAGGTTCCCCCCATCTGATCCTTTTTCTCTACCTCGGCACCCTCTTTCTGGCCTTGATCCTCAGCAACTGCACAGTAGAACTGGAGGCAGATCTGGAGCCGGAAGATCAGGTGCTGGCGGCCTACGTATGGATCAACTGCGGAGATAGCGTTTCCACTGCTATTGTGGAGCCGAGCATTGCCTTTGGCGAAACGTTCAACCTGAACCAGTCCAGGCTGAATGGTCCTGCCGGGCTGCAACTGTTTAAAGCGGGCGTACGCTGGGCGGAATACCGGCAGAACGGGCAGAGCAGTTATTATTCCTCCGTCCATCCCCCGGTCGGGCTGGGCCAGGAGGAGTGGCAACTGGTGGTGTCTCACCCGGATTTTGGAGAGGCGCGGGCAAGCGGCCGGCCTCCGTCGCCAGGCTCGGTGCTGTCCGCCAGCCTTAAATCTGACTATCCACGGCCGGAGGGCGGCCGGGCGGGCAACGCGCTGGAAGTTAAAATACAGGATCCCGCCGGGGTTCGCAATTTCTATGAAGTTGCGCTGCTCAATGGCCCTGCCGATTCCTCGCAGGTTGTCTACCTCACCTCCCATTTCCTGATGGCCGTCGGCGACACCGCTTTTTTCCCTTCCAATTCTTTCACGCTCATCGACCGCTGGCTTTTCAGCGATGAGGTGGGGGATGGAGATGAAATCACCGTAGCCTTTAGCCCCATTTCTTCCAGGGAGGAACTGGAGCAGCCCTGGCTAAACATCCGCTACGTCTCAGAGCCTTACTATCAATACCTCAAAAGCCTGTCCAATTCGGGTGAACAAATCCTGGAGCCGCTGCAAGGGGTGCAGGGCAGCTTTTCCAATTTTGACCATGATCGGTTTTTTGGGGTATTTGCCTTGTATGTGGAAGAGCGGCTGCCGGTATCGAAGTGA